A window from Solanum stenotomum isolate F172 chromosome 7, ASM1918654v1, whole genome shotgun sequence encodes these proteins:
- the LOC125870432 gene encoding 60S ribosomal protein L24-like, translating into MVLKTELCRFSGAKIYPGRGIRFIRSDSQVFLFVNSKCKHYFHNRLKPSKLTWTAMYRKQHKKDIAQEAVRKRRRATKKPYSRSIVGATLEVIQKKRAERPEVRDAAREAALREIKERIKKTKDEKRAKKAEVVAKSQKAGGKGNVSKGGSKGPKLGGGGGKR; encoded by the exons GACAGAACTCTGCCGTTTCAGCGGTGCCAAGATATACCCTGGGAGGGGAATCAGATTTATTCGATCAGATTCTCAG GTGTTCCTATTTGTCAACTCAAAGTGCAAACATTACTTCCACAACCGCCTGAAGCCTTCCAAGCTTACATGGACTGCCATGTACAGGAAGCAGCACAAGAAG GATATTGCACAAGAAGCTGTTAGGAAGAGGAGACGTGCCACAAAGAAACCTTACTCTAGGTCCATTGTGGGTGCAACCTTGGAGGTAATCCAGAAGAAGAGAGCTGAAAGGCCAGAAGTTCGAGATGCTGCCAGGGAGGCTGCTCTTCG TGAAATCaaggaaagaatcaagaaaacaaaggaCGAAAAGAGGGCCAAGAAGGCAGAGGTGGTGGCTAAGTCACAGAAAGCTGGAGGTAAGGGTAATGTGTCAAAGGGAGGATCAAAAGGCCCTAAGCTTGGCGGTGGTGGTGGAAAACGTTAG